One Alkalicoccus halolimnae DNA segment encodes these proteins:
- a CDS encoding PilN domain-containing protein, whose amino-acid sequence MPVEINLLPRRKRKTSMLPVYVLILGLAGLIVLIFMLNTVSTMEEETARTSTELEEKRLEAAELEQELAEYRSGDLDELDDKLEELAEKVVPVSALLEETVRLMPQEGMMTFFDYQFPGQLRVEVLLTTMPDVAKYQHELENSPMIQRAEVESILGEEINEEAEEDPFWYEEYLPQYFTTINVVVNPDAVREVERQEEEEVEQP is encoded by the coding sequence ATGCCGGTAGAAATTAATTTACTGCCCCGACGGAAAAGAAAAACGAGTATGCTTCCGGTTTATGTTCTGATCCTCGGTCTGGCAGGGCTGATAGTGTTGATCTTTATGCTTAACACTGTTTCCACTATGGAAGAAGAAACTGCACGGACTTCAACGGAACTGGAAGAAAAACGGCTGGAGGCTGCCGAACTTGAACAGGAGCTGGCCGAATACCGCAGCGGGGATCTGGATGAACTTGACGATAAGCTGGAAGAGCTGGCCGAAAAAGTGGTGCCGGTCTCCGCTCTGCTTGAAGAGACAGTCAGGCTGATGCCGCAGGAGGGTATGATGACATTTTTTGATTACCAGTTTCCAGGTCAGCTGCGTGTGGAAGTTCTTCTGACGACAATGCCGGACGTTGCGAAGTATCAGCACGAGCTGGAAAACTCGCCGATGATTCAGCGGGCGGAAGTCGAAAGTATACTGGGAGAGGAAATTAATGAAGAAGCGGAAGAAGACCCATTCTGGTATGAAGAATATCTGCCGCAGTACTTTACGACAATAAACGTTGTCGTAAATCCGGATGCCGTGCGTGAAGTGGAACGTCAGGAAGAGGAAGAGGTGGAACAGCCATGA